A window of Oreochromis niloticus isolate F11D_XX unplaced genomic scaffold, O_niloticus_UMD_NMBU tig00007030_pilon, whole genome shotgun sequence genomic DNA:
TTTACAGATTAAGGGTACGGCAATGGGGAAAAACTTTGCCCCAGCCTATGCCAACATCTTCATGGCAGAGTGGGAGACCTCTGCATtggagaaatgtgttaaaaagccaTTATATTATTATCGATTCTTGGATGATATCTGGGGGTTTGGCAACATCCTGAGCGAGACTTTGAGGTGTTTTTGAGGACTCTTAAATAATTGGTTGAAACAACAAAGGGAAAGGAGAGTCTTCTAATATGACAATCGTTTTGCAATTGTTCATccaaacacttttttctctgtttccaaaaaacaaacacactcatcTAAGAAAAATTCATTGGACTAAAGTTTGAATGCGCATGCAACATGTTTATTAAGACTGTCTAATGTCTGCGACGCTATCTTCTCCCACGTCTGCGAACACCGGAGGCCTTGTGGGTCTCCTGCCTCTGCGAACGGGGAAAGTAGACCTCGCATGTTTGCGTCTATACCTGCGGAGAGCGGAAGCTGCTCCATTTCATGGGTTCTATTTATGGACTCACGGGACAACATTAGTTATGTCACTGATGTTGCCACTTGTGGTGATGCTATACCTTGTTTATAGCATAATATCTGAACTGTGATGTCATTGTGAAGTCACCCTGCAATGTGATATCAACTGAAAGCTCATAACTGAAGCAGATTAGTCATTTTGTTGTGACCATATAACCAAGCATGCCGACATGAGGAGTCGCGAGTAAAAGGAGGAATATGCGCAAAATTCCTCCTTTTACGCACGACTCCTCATGTCGGCATGCTTGGTTACATGATCACAATAAAATGACTcgcaaatatgttttaaatggatgatTCCTCATTTGATGGAgaatcatccatttacacatttCCTGAGTCCTAAATTTGATGCCAGTGAACCTTTCTGAAAAGCCCcaaatcccctatgagcaagcacttggcgacagcggGGAGGAAACCCCCCCCCTTTAATGGgggaaacctccgacagaaccgggctcaggaaggggtggccatctgttGCGCACAGGCGGcgtttaaatgtaatatatgTAAAGTTCCTCGTTTTACTCGCAACTCCTCATTTCGGCATGCTTGGTTACATGATCACAACAAAATTACtcaaaaagatgttttaaatggatgatTCCTCATTTGATGGAGTCTGgaggcaaggatttcagtctctggatgtgcaaagctggtagtaacataccctaaaagactggcagctgtaattgcggcaaaaggtggttctacaaagtattgactcaggggactgaataattacgcacaccccacatttcagttatttatttgtaaaaaatgtttggaatcatgtatgattttcgttccacttctctcGTGTataccactctgtattggtctttcacgtggaattccaataaaattgattcatgtttgtggctgtaatgtgacaaaatgtgggaaagttcaagcgggccgaatacttttgcaaggcACTGTATTAATAAAGAATAACTTATAATATATGCAACGGAGTCATGGTATTTATTCGTTTACAGTGTGCAGTGCAAATGTGACTGATCTTTGAAGTGTTATTGTTACAAACGCTGATTGGAGACCTTCCTTGTTTGTCCTCGTTTGTTTCAGGTTCCACAAGTGATTTACAGAATTGATGTAAATTTTATTCTTTAATACTTTAGCTTGATTTATTTCACCAAGTTATTAATCACATAAGCTGTGACAACACCCTCTATTAGTCCATAAACTACTACACCTGTACCAACACCTACTAGTCAACCAAACACTACTcctaaatcttttttaaaaaaaacattcccaGGCAATAAAACAGTGACAGACAGTAACCATTACAAACACTAAAGCTTGATGTGGCATCAAGAGTAAAAGATGAACTTtctttacatacatatatgtataatatgtatatatgtatatgtatatacatatagatatatatgtgtgtgtgtgtgtatgtatgtatatatgtacatacatacacatatacatatatgtgtatgtagtatatatatatatatgtatatatatatatatatacacacacttaaAATTCTCGCAAATGTTCTCGCAGCTTCTGACTGAATTTGATGGTTTGTTCAGGTGCAAACTTGAGTCAGCGAGTCGCAAAAATGTATGACACACATGTGacaggttttatttcatgtttaacaGAACAGCAGCAAACACATTTTGGACACTTAAAGAAACTGAAGCCAAAGATctaaatgagcaaaaaaaaaaaaaacaagatttagTAAACTGTTAACAGCTGTCAGGTACCTCCTGATGTTAACTAAATTAATAGGGACAATTTCTCAATAATATTTTcacataaaagataaaatagtAACAAGATCAAAACGGTGCTCTCCATCGGCCtgtacaaacaaaacagaagcacTAACTGAAAGGCTGGGAGACAATTCATCAAAGAAGACATATATAACTTACAACAAAAGGTGCCAGAAGGCGATTAGTTTAGTTTCTGAACTAGTAGGATCAATAACAATGGCTTGTTCTCCAGTAGATCAGGTCCATCAGTCAGAAACGGAGCCTGGAGACGTGTGAGACAAAGTCTTTGTAGCTCTTTGTCGACGTTCCTCATAATACttctaaaaaacagaaaagtgagaaaacaaacatcGTTAGGCCAACAGTGTGATTTTGTGTGCTGAAtcgtgtatatgtatgtgcgtgCGTACCTGCAGGTTGTCGTAGTGTTTCTGGCTGCAGCAGTGGAGTTCCTTGGCGGTCTTCTCATTCAGGCAGAAAACAGAGCAGATGTTACAGAAAAATCCTGATTTAGGGACCACAAACTCCTGACCTGCAGagaagcagaaacaggaagattaGACAAGTATTAACAACAAATTTGAAtttagagagtgtgtgtgtgtgtgtgtgtgtgtctgaccgATGGGGCTGTTAGGGTTGAACTGAGGCAGTCTGAAATCTGCTACAACACACGGAGACTGAGCGCGAGATCGCTTTGCCTCAGGTCCGACAAGCTCCCTCCTGCGTTTTCccacaactgaaaatgaaaagagcGACACGTTAATCATCAACAAATCTGCTACAGGACCCACTGggtttataaaatatttaaacattaaattataacTCAATAATAATTGAACAAATGATTTCGATTTACTTGAAAAGCTGAAACATTCatcggccactttattaggtacacctgtttgaCTGCTCGTTAATGTAAatctctaatcagccaatcacatggcagcaacttagTGATTTAtgtatgtagacatggtcagatgacctgctgaaattcaaactgagcatcagaatgaagaagaaaaataatttaagtcACTTAAACGTGGCATGTTTGCTGATCTTAGCGTTTCAAAAAGtgttgatctgctgggattttcccacagaagcatctctagggtttacataAAATcgtctgaaacagaaaatatccagtgagtggcagttccCTGGAGGAAATGCATTTTTGAGTTCAGAGGAGAATGAAATAACTGCTTCACGCTGATAGGAAGGCCAGAGCAAGTCAAACAACCACTTATTACAATGCACAAGAgtatctctgaacacacagcacatccaacactgaagcagatgagctacagcagcagaagaccacactgggttcGACTTCTCTAAGCTAAGAACACAAAACTGAGGgtacaattcacacaggctcagcAACGCTGTAAAATAAAAACGCTGCCTGGTCTGTTGAatctcagtttctgctgtgacattaggatggtagggtcagaaatCTTGGATCCTTGATGGTGTGGGATATATTCATACACCAACGGAGCATTTTTTAACACcacatatgtaaaatatattacTACCACCAGGCTGAATGTCTGTAGcacagcaggaacaacaatATGAGATCAGAGCCATAAAATATcacaactttctttttacattcagtttacTTGTGTTTCGCTGTCAGAGCGGGTGTATTTGCTGATTTAAAGCAGCTCTTTTGTACCTTTAATGTCGGCCATGCTCCATCCAtccttctcctctccctcctgtgtCTCGTCATCAGGACACTTGGCTCTGGCTGCCGTCCAGCAGGGCGGCTGCAGCATCGGGCTGGGTCACTGCTTCCCCTCGGTCCTCTGGCTCTCCGCCTGGCAGTCACCTTGGTCACTGCATCTGTCGATTCTGCGGTCTTCTTGGTTTTTCATTTTGAGGTGACTTTGTTCTCACCAGAGTCTTGCAGACGCTGTTTTCAGCTcttcaaactgaatttaaaagcaaGATGCCAGTAGGTTACCATGAAAAGAGGTTTGTTGTCACAAAATGTTAATGTGAAATAAGAAATTCCATTTCAAATTTCTAATCTAGAGTTGCTTCTATCTAAATCACATTCTTCTTTTTGCATCTTTGGAACTGTTTACTATAGACGACCTTGAGGAGTGTATAGTATATTTGACTCTGCCACTAAACCTGAAATAGAAAGATACTCACGACTCAATACGTCCAGCTTTACTCCTatgaagaggagagaaaaaagcacaaggtcagacaaacatgaagacactttaaagaaatgcaaaaacacagtgtaaaataaatttcctctttttctcactTCTGATTGTGGGACACACTTACCAAAGATAAATAGTCCTTGGTGACATTGCTCTCCATCACCTGTGTAATCCACCAGGTTCGCCATCTCAATGCATATCTGAGAAAACAGAAAGGATGTTTGAGCAACACAGTGGTACTCAACGGGTGGCTACAGGCACGATTTGTATTGTACAGGGCAACAAAGAATTTGTAAGTAACAGGATAGAGGTCCTGGCGAGTTTGTTTaggcaaagaaaaataaatcttgGGGTTTTAAACTTGCAAATGGAAAAAAGGTGCAAAACATATTTCTCTACTTTTGCAAAGTTTTTGATTGAACAATAAAACCACTGAGCAAGAAACCTAAAAGAATAACTAGTGCTGCTCAAACTGCAGGGATCTCCCCTGCTAGATGGGCCAGGACAAAAGGCTGAACAGGTCATAAGATTACTACTGGTTGAGACTGTGTTAAGTTAAAAGACTTAGACTTagtgttaaaaaaacacaaagtctccttcagactatttaaaatgtttctcaaTATTAAAAGAACAGCAGACCCATGACAAGCCTTGCAGCCttctgtaaaacataaaaaagttgCACGTGTTTATGAAATCGTACCCTGTTGGCAAGCGGCAAGAATCTGACAAAAGCAGCAATGGACGCCACCGCGTCCATGATCATCATGAGAAGGTCCACATTCACCTCGGAGACCTCCACACTCAGCAGCCGGTCCTCCAGAGCCTCAGACTCTGGAACATGCTGAAAAACAACCAGCGTTAAGATCAGGGAGACCCGagcctgctgcttttacaagACACATTTATGTGACTGCTGACTTACAGTGTTGCTCCATTTCATCATGCTTCTATACATGCTCTCCTGTGAAAAGAGTAGAAGATGAAAGGGGATTACATCAATCACTGATCCTCTGTTTGTACAATAAATACTGAATAACTCTCCTCCTGGTTAGAGTGTTTTTAATGTTCTATTGACCACATTTAATAAGATAAATATTGGACTCCACTGTAAGTGAGAAGTAACTCGATCCTGGTTTGCATCTTTGTGGCAAAGGATTCATACTTCAGGATAGTAACGACACAACATATAACCAAAGTTTTGCAGGAACTATTTGATGCTATTTGAACTATTTGATGCTATTTGAGTGTCAGTGTCAGGTCTGACGGTGCCCGACCGGcgacctgtgtgtatgtgtgtgtttgttctcctctctctcgctctgtttTTTCCTCTCCGGCTCCGCTGCGATTGTTACGCGGTCGCGTAGCAACGGGAGATCTCCGACCCGGAAGTGCTGCCGCTCTGAGCTGTCCCACCTGCGACTGATTCCTCGCCAGCTGCTGCCAATCGTCCACCGTCGTTGGCAGAGCTATTTAATGGTGTGGCTGAGTGACAGACAGCGCTGGAGTATTGCACCAAGCCTGGTAGTGACTCGAGCTCAGCAAGGGTAAAGCAAGTGTTTGATAGCGGAGGGAGGCTAATCGCGGCTGTTTTGCCTTTTCTCAGGAAGCGAACGAGACGGAGAGACGGAAGGAGAGACGTCACTGATTCACGGGAGTTGTGTGGACACACGAGGGGAGACGGGGAGAGGAGCACTGAAGGGACTTGCACTATGGATAACTGTGGATtggcttcactgtaaat
This region includes:
- the LOC109199083 gene encoding matrin-3-like; its protein translation is MADIKVVGKRRRELVGPEAKRSRAQSPCVVADFRLPQFNPNSPIGQEFVVPKSGFFCNICSVFCLNEKTAKELHCCSQKHYDNLQKYYEERRQRATKTLSHTSPGSVSD